AAGTTGCAAATGTATTGGAAAGGTAACCGGTTATTTTGAAAAGTTGAAGATAAAAAGTATTTGCCATCATGTTCATATAACTATTGGAGATAGAGGTGGATGAggccatatatttttggagagTCAGCATAATATAGCCACATAGCATGGAAAAAGAGAAGCATTGTCTATTGGAGTTTGGTTAACTCAACATAATCCTGTGTATGATCTCCCCGACCTGCCCATAGCCCGAAAGGCTCGAGGACTAAATCAAGTCTTGTGTGTTTAACTGTACGTGTTGTGCATTTACagttaaaaacacacacagaggCTTCCTCTGGGGAGGAGTGAATGTCGCTGATTGGTCACAGACCAATTGTTATAATCCCTTACTATTGGGGGGGGTAGTAGTAATGACTACTGCTGTGGAAAACAACGTTGAAGTGACGGCATGCTGCAAGCTCATCCGTTGTGACATCAGCTGGCTATCAtgctcgtaaaaaaaaaaactattggctCATCCCTGCTGACATGCACTATAACAGAAATTAACACCTTCATATATGTACAACCATGGCTATTGGAAAATGTACTAAGATGTCACGTATCTAGTTTGTGTTAGTTTTACTATTTGTTTTGGTGCTTGTGCAGAAATAGTGGGGGCGagtttgggggggttattattattagcttttatttacgCAGCGATTAATACAATACATGACAagataaaccgatacattaggtggagagagccctgcttgcaagcttacaatgttGAGGgttctatttttattactatatcATGGTTTGCCCCCAAATTAGCTATCTATACACAGCTAAggttgtcctggaaaaaaaaatatttatagattgtacactcttctccttctgtaccagtgtgTCATTGTTGTTTTAAATTACCACCATTAAAGATTTTCACTGCCCTCCCCAGTGTAATAGCAATATTATGGGTATTTGCTATTaaagtgtaaaatgtataaatataactataaaaaaagcTTTCTACTTTGTAAGCCTGGGAGCTTCTGTATGTTACATTGTAAGATGGGAAAGACTTTGGGTGTGACTCGCataatttatcatttaaatTCACTCTGTGGTAGAATAGTTTTAGACAAAAAGCTCTTGAAATTTTGTGTGAATCTTTTAGTGTCCCCAGATAACGTTGAAAAAGCAATGGACCAAATTGAAAAGTTCCTCATGACACGTTTATACAAATACGTGTTTTGTCCGGAAACCACAGATGATGAGAAAAAAGACCTTACAGTCCAAAAGAGAATAAGGTAAGTTTTATACTGAAATGACTCCACTCCTTAGAGCTAGAATTGAAGTTCTGAAAGCTACCAGCCTGGTAAACTACAAATTCCATGATTTTAGACTGAGGATCAAGGGAAATGCTGTCCACCAAAATTTTGAGGGGGTTATAGGTTAACCACCCTTATTATAAGCCGTGGAGTGGAATGTCAATAATCAAATATAAAATCGTTTTGTGGTATTCtctaaaaatcacatttttgaaAACAGAACTTGATTGCATGCTTTAAGGGTTTGGTAGATACTGGATCACCCTGTCCCGTATGTAGTTTCTCTACAGAAAAACACCTCTGGTGAACTTTTAAGCAGGGATCTTTTGAACCTCTGCTCGTGCCCTGTACCGATACATTTagttcttcttttatttcctgTTGCTTATATGCTATAATGTAAACTTTGATTCTTATATTCTGATTTACTAGCTACCTTTTACAGACAATTCTGAACGTGGTTTTTGCCACTTGTCAAAATGATATATTGAAGCGCATAGACGAGGGTATTGTATATTGGGAATGCCAGAGAAAAGGGAGCATGGCCctaatttattatttgaatGTTCAAATATTGGCGAATGCTGTACTGTCCTTATATCCTCAGGGCTTTACATTGGGTGAGTCCCCAGATGTTGTGCGTCCCTGTGAATGAAGATATCCCAGAGGTTTCTGACATGGTGGTAAAGGCAATAACAGGTCAGTGTAGATTGCAGATCATTGCATGATCACCCATTTGGCCAGTTAACAATATTGGATTTTGCATTGTGCATAAAAATTTATTTCCGTTAACCTGCTATTAATGGCTATCTcttgcttttgtatttttttttttttaattttaaattctttatttatttaaatgcagatATTATTGAGATGGACTCAAAGCGGATTCCCCGTGACAAGCTCACCTGCATCACTCGGTGCAGCAAACACATCTTCAATGCCATTAAGATAACTAAAGATGAGCCAGCCTCTGCTGATGACTTCTTGCCTACCCTCATCTATATTGTCCTCAAGGCAAACCCACCTCGGCTGCAGTCCAACATCCAGTACATCACTAGATTTTGCAATCCAAGCAGGTTGATGACTGGGGAGGATGGCTATTATTTCACTAACCTGGTGAGACTCGCACCTCTAACTTTCCTGGAAACTTATAGTAGTTAAGTCCATTTAGATCAGATGACTTGTTATCTTACAGCTGAAGTAGCCAACATGTTGCATACTTCCACATTAGCTGGTGGAGTGGTTGTTGGCTACCCCAGCCATGTACTAAAGCTAATACAATTATATCATGGAAGATAATAAGTCTTACCTACATTCTATTTCCAGGCATATTCCTAAACATGCTCATGCAAAACCATTTTAGTGCTGTTTTAGTAGGCATTGGGTTGATTCTATTTTCTTCCTTCGACAGTGTTGTGCCATGGCTTTTATTGAGAAGCTGGATGCCCAGTCTCTGAATCTAAGTGAGGAAGAGTTCAACAGGTTCATGTCCGGTCAGGTGTctccaaaaaaacaagaaactgaAGGCTGGCCTGAAGATACATGCCCGGGAGTAAAGCAGATGCACAGAAACCTGGACCTGCTTTCACAGCTTTCCGAGAGACAAGAACGTATTGTGAATGGGGCCAGGAAGTTAGAGAAGGACCTCATTGATTGGACTGATGAAGTGACTCGGGAGGTCCAGGACATTGTAGAAAAATACCCATTGGACATAAAAACTAGCCAGCCTCTAGCCTCCATAGATTCAGAAAATGTAGAGGATGATAGGCTCCCCCCTCCTCTGCAACCACAAGTTTATGCAGGATAAGATGCTATACTCATGAGAGGTACACACTTAACCACTCCTATAACTGTACAGCTGAAAGACATACCTTATGGGGTGAATTCAGTCTAACTGTAAACCCCAATTAGGTCAAATGTctgtttaaatgcaatttttaatgGTACAAAACTTTTAGTCCATGCAGTTTGCTAAGTGTAACTATTTATTAACACAGGCCAGATAGGACAATTTGGTAgtggtcatatatttttaataatttttctcATAGGAAAAAGCATATgcagatacttttttttttgtcttattttagcATTGGAGATGTTCATATACAGTCTTTAGTCTTCCTACCCTCCACTGGGGTATTTGGCATTATTACCATTTAACTATATACATAGTTTCACATCTACCTTTAATAATGCACTCAGGAATAGGTAATTACTATCAAAGGGGGTGATCATCTAGAAATTGGGattatttgttaaaaagtgattatttttttgaccATAAACCAATGACATAGACCTGCTAATTGGAACTCTTACAGTTGTTGCTGAGGGCCACCTTTCAGGCTTTGTGTGAGAATTCCTTTTTATATACAACCTTTTATGAGTCACCTGGCACGTTCATCATATAGTATTATCGTATGGTCTGACAATGTATTAAACCCCCATCCTTAATGGCAGAATCTTTGTCTTTGTTTACATAATGACTAtgcttttgcccccccccccctagtTCTGTTAGCCCTTTTCCTTAAATCTAATAACGATTGGTGGGAACTCAAACATGAACACTCTggaactttttttgtgtttttttaatcgaAAAAGTAGTTTCAGTTAGTAACTGAAagataacagttttttttttaagtaaccacctttctgcttaaaaaattaaaaaattatcttAAGATTGGAAAACACActaaaaatgataaatgaatgTTTGTAATAAGAACTCAAactataaattctatttttttatgacaTAATACATGAAGTTATAAGCATTTGATTAGTGTTTGcgtattgtaataataattccCTTAGGACAAATGTTATAAATTGTACATTTGTTTACGCTGCCACTTAGGAGACATGATGACAGTGCATACATTTTCATCTCTTTAACATACTGCAAAACACCCAACGTGactctttttgtgttttgcaaAGCTGATCAAACCCAGTGTTATGAAGGAACATTCTGAGCATTGGCttagtttactttttttattttatttaaaggggaactatcACATCTGAGACAACCGTAAGCCAATCCGGTTTTATTCTCTATTTGGTTTTACGCTTCCACTTGCAGTTTTGACATCACTTCTTCTTCTACCAAAGCCTGGGCTTTTTGTGCTTTATCCCACGATCCTTCAGTGAAGATCAAACTGGAGTCCTGCTGTAAGCCTGTACACTTTTATATCGGACTTGCGCATTTTAGTAGACTGCACATTTGTCTTTAGCTCTAGAGTTGGTTTAGAACCGTTCAGTTTATCTAAAGCTAATATCACAACTATCATAGGACAGCAAGACGGCAGATCCCACTGTGCAACGGGAGAATAAAACGTTAATTTATAAATCGACATGTACATGAAAAGGGAAGCAGTTTGTTGTAAATAAGTGTGAAGATGTGATGCGACAGTTCCCCTTTTAATTCCAGTCATTGAAACGGGGAACGTTTAGATCGTCTATT
This sequence is a window from Spea bombifrons isolate aSpeBom1 chromosome 2, aSpeBom1.2.pri, whole genome shotgun sequence. Protein-coding genes within it:
- the RABGEF1 gene encoding rab5 GDP/GTP exchange factor isoform X2 codes for the protein MSLKSERRAIHVDQSELLCKKGCGYYGNPAWQGFCSKCWREEYQKARQKQIQEDWELAERLQREEQEAFASSQGAQGGQSSLTFSKFEEKKSNEKARKVTTVKKFFKASSKSLPKKDIKEAKAPSPSLTRQISIETDRASKEFKEFLKPYQRAGDDVYKQCMIFLETMNLKKESNIEEQSELTQDFYQNTADKLQMYWKVSPDNVEKAMDQIEKFLMTRLYKYVFCPETTDDEKKDLTVQKRIRALHWVSPQMLCVPVNEDIPEVSDMVVKAITDIIEMDSKRIPRDKLTCITRCSKHIFNAIKITKDEPASADDFLPTLIYIVLKANPPRLQSNIQYITRFCNPSRLMTGEDGYYFTNLCCAMAFIEKLDAQSLNLSEEEFNRFMSGQVSPKKQETEGWPEDTCPGVKQMHRNLDLLSQLSERQERIVNGARKLEKDLIDWTDEVTREVQDIVEKYPLDIKTSQPLASIDSENVEDDRLPPPLQPQVYAG
- the RABGEF1 gene encoding rab5 GDP/GTP exchange factor isoform X1; translated protein: MSLKSERRAIHVDQSELLCKKGCGYYGNPAWQGFCSKCWREEYQKARQKQIQEDWELAERLQREEQEAFASSQGAQGGQSSLTFSKFEEKKSNEKARKVTTVKKFFKASSKSLPKKAADEKPSKVVHVGTERNADLLRDLRGFFVPPWELASQAEDIKEAKAPSPSLTRQISIETDRASKEFKEFLKPYQRAGDDVYKQCMIFLETMNLKKESNIEEQSELTQDFYQNTADKLQMYWKVSPDNVEKAMDQIEKFLMTRLYKYVFCPETTDDEKKDLTVQKRIRALHWVSPQMLCVPVNEDIPEVSDMVVKAITDIIEMDSKRIPRDKLTCITRCSKHIFNAIKITKDEPASADDFLPTLIYIVLKANPPRLQSNIQYITRFCNPSRLMTGEDGYYFTNLCCAMAFIEKLDAQSLNLSEEEFNRFMSGQVSPKKQETEGWPEDTCPGVKQMHRNLDLLSQLSERQERIVNGARKLEKDLIDWTDEVTREVQDIVEKYPLDIKTSQPLASIDSENVEDDRLPPPLQPQVYAG